The Crassaminicella indica genomic interval AATATATTAGGAATATTTTGCCTCAAAAGGATGGAATATTAAAAGATATGGAGGATTATGCTTTAAAAAATCATGTACCTATTGTACAGCCTGAAGTAGCAAAGCTTTTGGAAGTAATTACGCAAATAAATCAAACAAAATCTGTTTTGGAAGTTGGAACAGCAATAGGTTACTCTGCTATTATCTTTACAAAAGCTATGGAAAATGGAAAGGTCATTAGTATAGAGAAAAGATCAGATATGGTTGAAATTGCTAGAAAGAATATAGAAATAATGGGGTTAAAGGATCAAATACAAGTTATAGAAGGATGTGCAGAAGAAATTTTACCAACATTACAAGGTAAATTTGATTTGATATTTTTAGATGCTGCAAAAGGACAGTATATGAAATTTCTTTCTTCAAGTATAAACCTTTTAAAAAAAGGAGGCATACTTGTTTCAGATAATGTATTATATAAAGGAATGGTGGCTTCAAATGAATATGTAGT includes:
- a CDS encoding O-methyltransferase — encoded protein: MGNIVNELIEEYIRNILPQKDGILKDMEDYALKNHVPIVQPEVAKLLEVITQINQTKSVLEVGTAIGYSAIIFTKAMENGKVISIEKRSDMVEIARKNIEIMGLKDQIQVIEGCAEEILPTLQGKFDLIFLDAAKGQYMKFLSSSINLLKKGGILVSDNVLYKGMVASNEYVVRRKITIVKRMRKYLDYIMHHPELTTSLIPIGDGVAISYKN